The following coding sequences are from one Nonlabens arenilitoris window:
- a CDS encoding Crp/Fnr family transcriptional regulator encodes MTIYNSIISQIFKDTVLSQNESRMIDEKMERMLLKKGSSLLQAHDTVFHQYYVDQGCLRTYFIDTAGKEHTIQFAINDWWISDYTAFFNTGKSIMNIETIQDTIVYKISRSNMEELLKEIPQLETFFRKKMEGAFASFQKRILASLSQTAKERYLSFITTYPNIEQSVKNYHIASYLGITTESLSRIRKEITHSGVS; translated from the coding sequence ATGACCATATACAATTCCATAATATCTCAAATCTTTAAAGACACTGTACTTTCTCAAAATGAAAGTAGAATGATTGATGAAAAAATGGAACGTATGCTTTTAAAAAAAGGAAGCTCTTTACTACAGGCGCATGACACAGTGTTTCATCAATATTATGTTGATCAAGGTTGTCTACGCACTTATTTTATTGATACTGCTGGTAAAGAGCATACCATTCAATTTGCCATTAATGATTGGTGGATTAGTGACTACACGGCTTTTTTTAATACTGGTAAATCTATTATGAATATTGAAACCATTCAAGATACTATCGTTTATAAGATATCAAGGTCTAACATGGAAGAACTATTGAAAGAGATTCCGCAGTTAGAAACCTTTTTTAGAAAAAAAATGGAAGGAGCTTTTGCTAGCTTTCAAAAAAGGATTCTTGCTAGCCTTTCTCAAACTGCTAAAGAAAGATATCTATCTTTTATAACTACTTATCCTAATATCGAACAAAGTGTTAAAAATTACCATATTGCTTCTTATTTAGGAATAACAACAGAAAGTTTAAGTAGAATTAGAAAAGAAATTACACATAGTGGTGTTTCTTAA
- a CDS encoding type 1 glutamine amidotransferase domain-containing protein, protein MNKITLVFIATLLLSSCGSKTQEKDNLVENKETTEIKNTAMKNVLFVLTSHDELGDTGEKTGFWVEEFAAPYYLLTDKGVNVTLASPKGGQPPIDPKSEQPDFQTPATKRYYEDQETQDKISKTIKLSDVSQADYDAVFYPGGHGPLWDLAEDENSIKLIESFYNNNKTVAAVCHAPAIFKNTKNTDGSPLVKGKKVTGFTNGEEDAVQLTDVVPFLVEDMLISNGGIYSKKDDWNPYAVEDGLLITGQNPASSELVAEKLLERLQ, encoded by the coding sequence ATGAATAAAATAACTTTAGTCTTTATCGCTACATTATTATTAAGCTCTTGCGGTTCAAAAACACAAGAGAAAGATAATCTTGTAGAAAATAAAGAGACAACAGAAATAAAAAACACAGCTATGAAAAATGTATTATTTGTATTAACAAGTCATGATGAACTAGGAGACACTGGTGAGAAAACAGGTTTTTGGGTAGAAGAATTTGCTGCTCCATATTACCTGCTCACAGATAAAGGTGTGAATGTTACACTTGCATCACCTAAAGGTGGACAACCACCTATCGATCCTAAAAGTGAACAACCAGATTTTCAAACACCTGCTACAAAAAGGTATTATGAGGATCAAGAAACACAGGATAAGATTTCTAAAACAATCAAATTAAGTGACGTTTCTCAAGCAGACTATGATGCGGTATTCTATCCTGGTGGTCACGGACCATTATGGGACCTTGCAGAAGATGAAAACTCTATCAAATTGATTGAGTCCTTCTATAATAACAATAAAACAGTTGCTGCTGTATGTCACGCACCTGCTATCTTTAAGAATACTAAAAATACAGATGGTTCTCCATTAGTAAAAGGTAAAAAAGTTACCGGCTTTACTAACGGTGAAGAAGATGCTGTACAGCTTACAGATGTGGTACCTTTCCTAGTAGAAGATATGTTGATAAGTAACGGTGGTATTTATTCTAAAAAAGATGACTGGAATCCTTATGCCGTTGAAGATGGTTTATTGATTACAGGTCAAAATCCTGCGTCATCAGAACTCGTTGCAGAGAAATTACTGGAGCGATTACAATAA